The DNA segment GCCATAGCGTTCTCCTTTTCCGACTATTCCGCGGCGGCGGCGAGCACTGCATTTCGTCTCTCAGGCAGGTGGGAGATGCGGGATTTCAGCCCGTTGCCAATTACCAAGGCCGGACTCAAGTGGGATCCGCCGCCGTTAGCGGCGACGCGGCCCGCCTTTCTTGTTCTTCACCGGGCGGTCTTCCTGTGCATGCTCGACTTGCGCCGGCGGCGCGTGTTTGGCGGCCTCTTTTAGGCGTTGGTACTCTTCCTCGGAGACAGGCAGGCCGGGGGCCGGCGCCTCTTTGGGCTTGCCGGCCGGGGCCGCCGGTTCTTCCGACGATTCCTGTGGATTGAATAGTGCCCCATCCGGGCCAACGCCGCGTTTTGATTTCATGTTCGTTCCCTTGATCGAAGTGCTGTGAAGTTACTTGACGACGAGAAGAGCTGAGGTAGCGGAGATTTTGCTGTCGTGCAGACCCCCGAGGCTCGTTCTCGCCGAAACCCAGGACGCGAGTAGAAGGTACATCGTTTTGTTATATGTGTCAAATCACAAATAGGCCGACCCTGAGGTTTCTCGTCCGCCCGCCGCTGAGAACGGGCGATTCGCCGCGCAGACTCGGCGCTTTGCGGGGCGAGTCACCCCTGACGGCTCGCCGCTTTGCCGGTGATGGCGCGCGCCGCCGGCGAATCTTTCATCGGCAGCGTGAAGCGGCGAATGCCGTCGTACCTGTACAACGCATTGGCGACTGCTGGCGCCGTCGGCACCAGGCCGATTTCGCCGACGCCTTTGGCGCCATAAGGCCCGTCGGGGTGTCGATCTTCGATCATGATCAACTCGACTTCCGGCATATGCCGCGCCCGCAGCAAGCCTTGCGAATTCACGGTCATCGTCTGCGGCACGCCGCCTTCGACGCGGAACTCTTCGGTGAGCGCATAGCCTAAGCCCATGTGAATCGAGCCTTCGAGCTGGCCTTCGAGAAGCACGGGGTTCATGACGCGCCCGACGTCGTGTGCGGCGACGACTTTCTTGACCCGCCCGTCGTCGTCGAGGATGACGACCTGTGTGGCGAAGCCATAGGCGAAATGGGTCTTTGGCTTCGCGGCGTTCATCTCCAGCGAAGTCGTGTCATCGATCAGCACTTCGCCGTAATACGTTTTGCCTGCCAGATCACGCAGTGTGCGCTTCTCGTCAAGATCGCGCCGCAGCTTGCGCGCCGCTTCCTGGACGCCGCGACAGCCGAGCACCGTGCCACGCGAGGCGGTCGTCTGCCCGCAGTCGAGGTCGTATTTCGTGTCGGCGGCGACGAAGGTAAAAACACTCGGCGGCAGGCCGGTCTCTTCGCAGGCCGTCTGCTGCAAGACCGTGAACAACCCCTGTCCCATCTCCGTGTAGCCCGTATAGATCGCCACCGTGCCGTCGTCGCGTACCTCAAGCATCGCCTTGCCGTATTCGGGCAGGCCGTTGCCGATGCCTGTGTTCTTGACGCCGCAGGCGATGCCGGCGTACTTCGCACCGCGATAAATATCGCGCACCGCTTCGAGCGTCTTCTTGATGCCGACGCTGACTTCGAGCGGCTGACCTGTGCAGAAGATGTCGCCGAGGTCGAGCGCGTTGCGGTAGCGAATCTCCCAGCCGTCAATGCCGACCTGTTCAGCCAGTATGTCGAGTATCGATTCCATCGCGAACGCCGATTGATTAGCGCCAAAGCCGCGCATCGCGCCGCACGGCGGATTATTGGTGTAGACCGCAAGCGATGTGACTTCGATGTTCGGCACCTTGTACGGCCCTGTGCAATGGCCAGCAGCGCGCTCCAACACCTTGGTGCCGACCGACGCATACGCGCCCTTGTCACCAACCATGAAAGCGCGCACCGCGGTCAATCGGCCCTCCGAGTCGCAGCCGACCGTGTAGTCCATCTTGATCGGGTGGCGCTTGGGATGCAGGCGCAAGCTCTCTTCGCGGCTCAAGGTCAGCTTCACAGGCTTGCCTGTGAGGTGGGCGAGCAAGGCGGTCTGCGCCTGTACGCTCATGTCCTCTTTGCCGCCGAACGCGCCGCCGTTGGTAATCAGCGTTACCTTGACCTGTTCCTGCGGCATCCCCATAAACGAAGCGATCTGCCGGCGGTCGTCGAAGACGCCCTGGCCCTGTGTGTAGACCCGCAAGCCGTCGCCTTCAGGCATGGCGATGCAGGCTTCGGGCTCCAGGTACATATGCTCGATGAACTGCGTCTGGAACGTGTGCGAGGCGACAAAGGCCGAATCGCGCAAGGCGGCGTCCACATCGCCGCGGCGGATTTCGGACTTGCTCAGCAGGTTGCCCTTCTTGTGAATCTTTGGCGCGTCGGTTTGCAAAGCCGCTTCCGTCGTCGCGACCGGCGGGCGCACTTCGTAATCGACGACAATCGCCTGCGCCGCGCGCCGCGCCGTGCGCCGGTCAACGGCGGCGACCGCGGCGATCACATCGCCGACATAGCGCGTCTCTTCGCCTTCCTCAATAAATATCGGCCAGTCGTTGTAGATCAATCCTTGATGGCGCTGGCCCGGTGTGTCGGCGGCGGTGACGATGCGGATGACGCCGGGAATCTCTTCGGCTTTCGATGTATCTATGCGCTTGACCAGGGCGCGCGGATGCTCGGAAAGCAGAACCGCGCCGTGCAGCATGTCCGGGAACGTCATGTCGTCAACGTAAGGCCGCTCGCCGAGCGCCAGCTCGCGCGCTTCGTAACGCGGCAGGCTGGAGCCGACTTTGCCGCTGTGATCGCAATCGGGCATCGCTTCACCGCGCAGCGCGCAGGCCGCGAGCTTGATCGAATCAGCGATCTTGACGTAACCGGTGCAGCGGCAATGATGCATGCTCAGCATGCGGTTGATCTGATCGTCGGACGGCTCCGGCGTCTTGTCGAGCAGATGCTTGGCGCGCACGACAATGCCGGGCGTGCAGAAGCCGCATTGCAAGCCGCCCCCGGTGATGAACGCATCGGCGAAGGTCTCGCGCTCTAGCTCTGAAAACCCTTCGAGCGTCTGGACGCGCTTGCCGGCGGCGTTCTTCGCCGGCACGGCGCACGCAACGACGGCGCGGTCGTCAATGATGACTGTGCAGCAGCCGCACTGGCCGGTCGGGCTGCAACCATCTTTCGGCGAGATGATGCCGCAATGGTCACGCAGCACTTCTAATAGTGACGCGTCCGTATCGACTTCGACCGCGCGCGGTTGATTATTCAATGTAAACTCGATGCGATTCATAGTCATTCCCTCGACCGTCCAGCGGGGCTCCCCTGCGGTTCCGGCATTTTAGCATTATTCGGCGGGCGGCGGCAGAGAAATTGAAGAGGGTGACAAGTGACGAGTGACAAGTGACAAGAAGGATTCGCTGTTCTCTTGTCACTCGTCACTTGTCACTGTCAATAGATCGCTGTGTCAGGATGGTAGATCTTCCAGTCGAACCAGTAATCTTTCAACACATTGACGGGGCGCAGCCGGCGACCGGCGAGCGGGCCGCTCACGGCGCGACCGGTGAACTCCCAGGTGCTGCCGGTTTCGGCATCGGTGAATTGCGCCGTGCC comes from the Blastocatellia bacterium genome and includes:
- the xdh gene encoding selenium-dependent xanthine dehydrogenase, whose protein sequence is MNRIEFTLNNQPRAVEVDTDASLLEVLRDHCGIISPKDGCSPTGQCGCCTVIIDDRAVVACAVPAKNAAGKRVQTLEGFSELERETFADAFITGGGLQCGFCTPGIVVRAKHLLDKTPEPSDDQINRMLSMHHCRCTGYVKIADSIKLAACALRGEAMPDCDHSGKVGSSLPRYEARELALGERPYVDDMTFPDMLHGAVLLSEHPRALVKRIDTSKAEEIPGVIRIVTAADTPGQRHQGLIYNDWPIFIEEGEETRYVGDVIAAVAAVDRRTARRAAQAIVVDYEVRPPVATTEAALQTDAPKIHKKGNLLSKSEIRRGDVDAALRDSAFVASHTFQTQFIEHMYLEPEACIAMPEGDGLRVYTQGQGVFDDRRQIASFMGMPQEQVKVTLITNGGAFGGKEDMSVQAQTALLAHLTGKPVKLTLSREESLRLHPKRHPIKMDYTVGCDSEGRLTAVRAFMVGDKGAYASVGTKVLERAAGHCTGPYKVPNIEVTSLAVYTNNPPCGAMRGFGANQSAFAMESILDILAEQVGIDGWEIRYRNALDLGDIFCTGQPLEVSVGIKKTLEAVRDIYRGAKYAGIACGVKNTGIGNGLPEYGKAMLEVRDDGTVAIYTGYTEMGQGLFTVLQQTACEETGLPPSVFTFVAADTKYDLDCGQTTASRGTVLGCRGVQEAARKLRRDLDEKRTLRDLAGKTYYGEVLIDDTTSLEMNAAKPKTHFAYGFATQVVILDDDGRVKKVVAAHDVGRVMNPVLLEGQLEGSIHMGLGYALTEEFRVEGGVPQTMTVNSQGLLRARHMPEVELIMIEDRHPDGPYGAKGVGEIGLVPTAPAVANALYRYDGIRRFTLPMKDSPAARAITGKAASRQG